The Catellatospora citrea DNA segment ACCTGGCCCATCCGGCCCGGATCCGGCTGGTCGGCGTCGGCGGGATCACCCTGGACCGCTGCTGGCTGGGCGGCGCGGCCCTGGTCTGCCAGTCCCTGGTCGGGCTGGACGTCTACCGCCTCGCGGACTGACCGGCCGCCGACGCCGCCGGACGAGGCCGAGTCGTCGCGGTCCGGCCGGTCGTCACCAGTTGGCCTGGCCCGGCGGGGTCGGCAGCGGCACGGCCGCGGGGTGGATCACGTAGACCAGGCCGCGGCTGCTGTCGAGCCAGGCCGACTCCCACTCGGCCCGGCCGACGGGCTTGCGCACCTGCGCGTTGCTCGGCGAGTTCGGGTCGTTGAGCACCGGGTCGCCCGCCTCGGTGAAGCCGACCAGCGCCACCAGGTGACCCTTGGTGTCGTAGTCGAGGCCGGGGACCTGGCCCTTGCGGTACGACGCCGACGCGATCAGCGGGATCCCGGCGGCGATGAACCGTTCGGCCTCGTTCAGCGAGCGCAGCCGGGTGACGAAGGCCCGCAGCCCGAACCGGCCGGCGTACGCGGTGTTGAACGGCCAGTTGCCGCAGCCGGCGAAGGAGTGGTCGTAGGTGTGCCGGGCGGCGAAGTCGACCCACGGGTCGGTGTGGCCGGGCTCGACCCAGGCATGGTCGGCCGGGGTCGGGCCGGCGCCCCAGTAGGCCAGCACCATCGAGGTGGAGGTCGGGCTGCACCACGCCTCGCCGCCGTTGTCCCACTGCGGGTGCTCGCCCCGGTGCAGCTGCTGGGAGTAGGGCGGCACGTCGAGCACCAGGCCCCGCGCCGCGAGCGGGCTGCTCGGGGTGAGCGCACCGGGCGCGGGCAGCGCGGAGGCGGCCGCGCCGAGGGTGCGCAGCACCGGCGTGTCCGTGCTGCCGGCCGGGCGCAGCAGGGTCGCCCGCAGCCGCCAGGAGGCCAGTGCGCGCCCGTCGGCGGCGCGGTAGGTGTCGGCGCTCACGTCGCCGTCCGCGTCGCCCTGGCCGCGCTGGGAGGTGCGCCGGAAGGCGGTGTCGTCGGCGGCCCAGTCGCCGAGGTTGAACCACTTCGTCACGGTGCCCGCCGTGGTCGTGCCGCTCACCTCGACCCGCAGGAAGCTGCCGCCGGGGGTGTCGGCGGTCCAGGACGGGATCAGCTCGGTGGCGGCGAAGCCCACCGCGGTCGCCGGGCCGGTCCAGGTAGCGGTCTCGTAGTCGGCGCTCAGCCCGGTGATGGGGTCGGTGTGCGACAGCGTCCCGGTCGCGGCGGCGAAGGTGAGGCCTCCGGTGCCGGCGAAGACGCCGCTGCCCGTACCCTCGGCCCAGCGCTGCGGTGAGTCCCACCGCCGGAAGGCGATGTCGCGCCCGGCGGACGGCTGCCCGGCGCCGTCGGCAGCCGGGAGGTCGGTGGACGCGGGCGGCGTTTCGCGTCGGTTCATCGGTGCCTCCCGTGCGTCGCCCGACCGATGGCGAATCTCTGCGATGAGGTTTCTATACGCGAAGATTTTTTGCAATGGCTCGGGGGCTCTATCTTCGTGGCAGACACCCTCGCCGGCGGCTGCCGCGGGCGATGCCAGGCGGTCGGAGAGAGGCGGAGACGTGCGGGTGCTGGTGGTGGAGGACGAACGGCACTTGGCCGATGCGATCGCCCGAGGGCTGCGCCGGCACGGGCTGGCCGTGGACGTGGCCTACGACGGCAGCGTCGGCCACGAGATGGCCTTCGTCACCCGGTACGACGTGGTCGTGCTGGACCGGGACCTGCCCGGCATGCACGGCGACCAGTTGTGCGCCGCGCTGGTCGGCTCCGGCGCGCTGACCCGGGTGCTGATGCTGACCGCCAGCGGCAGCGTCGCCGAGCGGGTCGAGGGCCTGCGCCTGGGCGCGGACGACTACCTGCCCAAACCGTTCGCCTTCGACGAGCTGGTGGCGCGGGTGCAGGCGCTGGGCCGCCGAGCCACCCCGGTCACCCCGCCCGTGCTGCGCGCCGGCGATCTCGAACTCGATCCCGCCAAGCGCTCGGTGACCCGGGGCGGTGTGCTGATCGACCTGACCAACAAGGAGTTCGGCGTGCTGGAGGAGCTGCTGCGGGCCCGCGGCGGCGTGGTCTCCACCGAGGAACTGCTGGAGCGGGTCTGGGACGCCAACACGGACCCGTTCACGACCATAGTGCGGGTCACGATGCGCACGCTGCGCATGAAGATCGGGCAGCCCGCGCTCATCGAGACACTGGTCGGCGCCGGCTACCGCATCCCGTCCGCGGCGCAGGACGGTGCCGCGTGATCGCACGACCCGTGCGGGTGTCCCGCCGCGGGCTGCGGCCCACCCTGCGCCTGCGGCTCACCCTGCTCAACGGGGTGCTGCTGGTCGGCGCGGGCATCCTGGTGATGCTGGTCGCCTGGCTGGTGGTGAACGCGGTGCTGCATCCCGCCGACGAGCTGGCCGAGGGCACCATGGTCCGCCTCGCCGACGGCCAGCAGCTGGACGCGCGCCAGTGGCAGGAGTCGGTGCTGTCCGCCGCGCAGACCGAGCTGACCGTCAAGGGCATCGTCGCCGTGCTGGCCATCAGCGTGGTCGGCATCCTCGGGGCGTACGCCGTGGTCGGCCGCGCGCTGCGCCCGCTGCACCACGTCACCGCGACCGCCCGCAAGCTCGGCGGGGAGACCCTCGACCAGCGCATCCGCTACACCGGCGCGGACGACGAGGTGGCCGAGCTGGCCGACACCTTCGACGCGATGCTCGACCGGCTCGGCGCGGCCTTCACCGCGCAGCAGCGGTTCGTCGCCAACGCCTCGCACGAGCTGCGCACCCCGCTGGCGGTGATGCGCACCGAGATCGACGTGACGCTGTCCGACCCCGCGGTCGACACCGCCGAGCTGCGGCGCATGGCGACCGTGGTGCGCGACGCGTCCGAACGCGCCAACGCCCTGGTCGACGCGCTGCTCATGCTGGCCCGCAGCGAGGGCCGCACCGGCCTGCGCAACGAGCCGGTCGACCTCGGCGCGGGCGTGCTGGGCGCGCTGTCGGCGATGGAGCACGAGGTGCGCCGCACCAGGCTCGCGGTGGACACCCAACTGCACCCGGCGCCGGTCATCGGCGATCCGAGCCTGCTGGACCGGCTGGCGGGCAACCTCATCGAGAACGCGGTCCGCTACAACCACCTGGGCGGGCAGATCTGGGTGGAGAGCCGCCACGACGGCGAGTACGCCCGGCTGATGGTCGGCAACACCGGGTTCAAGGTCGACCAGGCCGACGTGCCCGGCCTGTTCGAGCCGTTCCGCCGCGGCGGACGCGAGCGCACCGGCGCGCGGGGCTCCGGCCTGGGCCTGTCCATCGTGCGCGCGGTGTGCGTGGCGCACGGCGGCACGGTCGGCGCGGTGGCACTGCCCGGTGGAGGTATGGAGGTCACCATCGCGCTACCCCTAGCATCGGAGAGATGACCTCCCTGATCCGGCATCTGACCGTGGACTGCACCGATCCCTACACGCTGGCGGGCTTCTGGAGCGAGGTCACCGGCTACCCCCGCGACCCCGACGACAAGCCCGAGGATCCGGCCGCGCTGCTGATGTCGCCCGACGACGGGCCAGGGTTGCTCTTCATCGCCGTGCCCGAGGGCAAGGCCGTCAAGAACCGGGTGCACTTCGACCTGCAGCCGACCGACCGCAGCCGCGACGAGGAGATCGAGCGGCTGCTCGCCGTCGGCGCGACGCTGGTCGACGACCTGCGCAACCCGGACGGCACCGGCTGGGCGGTCATGGCCGACCCCGAGGGCAACGAGTTCTGCGTCGAACGCTCCGCCGCCGAACGCGCCACCGCCGCCGTATGACGGTGGAACGGCTACTGGCCTCGCTGAAGGAGACGGCGGAGATCCCGATCATCGCCGATCCCGAGGAGCACTACCGGTCTGCCCAACCATGGTCGGCGGGTCCGCTGGAGCGGCAGAATGTCCGCGAACCCGCCCCTGAAACGACGATGATCGCCGTTTCGGGTCAGGAAACCGAGTAGAACCCGTGTTTCCGACCCGAAACGGCGATCATCAAACAGTCGCGCCGCAGCCGCGTCCGTTTTAGGCGAAGCGTCGGCCGGTGACGGACTGGGAAACGCCGGCGCGGTCCAGGTATGGCGTGATGCCGCCCAGGTGGAACGGCCAGCCCGCGCCGAGGATCATGCACAGGTCGATGTCGGCGGCCTCGGCCACGACACCCTCGTCCAGCATCAGCCGGATCTCCTGCGCCAGCGCGGCCAGCGCCTTCTCACGGACCTGCTCACCGGTCAGCGGCGCGTCGCCCTGCACCAGCAGCGCCTCCACCTCCGGGTTGAGCCGGTCGTCGACCAGCAGCGGCAGGCCCGACTTGGCGATCGCGGCCAGGTTGGGGCTGGCCGAGAAGCGGTCCGGGAACGCCCCGTGCAGCGTGCCGCCCACGTGCGCGGCCACCGCCGGACCGACGAGGGCCAGCAGCGCCATCGGGCGCATCGGCAGGCCCAGCGGGTCCAGCGCCCGGTCGGCGGTCTTGAGCGGGGTGCCCGCGTCGACGGCGTTCCAGATCTCGCCCAGGAAGCGGGTCAGGATCCGGTTCACCACGAACGCCGGCGCGTCCTTGACCAGCACGCAGCTCTTCTTCAGCTGCCTGCCGACGGCGAACGCGGTGGCCAGCGTGGCGTCGTCGGTCGCCTCGCCGCGCACGATCTCCAGCAGCGGCATCATCGCGACCGGGTTGAAGAAGTGGAAGCCCACCACCCGCTCCGGGTGCGCCAGGTCGGCGGCCATCGCGGTGACCGACAGCGAGGAGGTGTTGGTGGCCAGCACCGTCTCCGGCTTGACGATCTGCTCCAGCTCGGCCCAGACCGCCTTCTTGACCGACAGCTCCTCGAACACGGCCTCGATGACGAGGTCGGCGTCGGCGAAGACGGCCTTGTCGACCGAGCCGCTGACCAGGCCGCGCAGCTTGGCGGCGGTGCCCACGGACATGCGGCCCTTGCCCACGGCCTTGTCGATCTCGGCGTGCACGTAGCCCACGCCCTTGTCGACCCGGGCCTGGTCGAGGTCGGTCAGCACGACCGGCACCTCAAGGCGCTTGGCGAACAGCAGGGCCAGCTGCGAGGCCATCAGGCCCGCGCCGACGACGCCGATCTTGGTGATCTTGCGGGCGAGGGACTTGTCCGGCGCGCCCGCGGGGCGCTTGGCCCGGCGCTGCACCAGATCGAAGGCGTACAGGCCGCTGCGCAGCTCGGGCGTGACGGCGAGGTCGGCCAGGGCCTGGATCTCGGTCTCGATGCCCTCGGCGGTGATGCCGTTCTTGGCCAGCGCCAGCAGGTCCAGTGCCTTCGAGGCGGCCGGCACCGCGCCGTGCAGGCGCTTGTCCAGCTCGCCGCGGGCGAAGCCGACGACCGCGTCCCACATCTCGGAGCGGTCGACCTCGGCCCGGTTCACCGTGACGGTGCCGTTGACGACGCCGGCGGCCCACTCCAGCGAGCGCTCCAGGAAGTCGGCCGGCTCCAGCAGGGCGTCGGCGACGCCCATCTCGAAGGCCTGCTTCGGCTTCAGCATCTTGTTCATCATCAGCGGGTTCTGCACCACGACCTGCGCCGCCGGCACGATGCCGATCAGGTTCGGCAGCACCTGCGAGCCACCCCAGCCGGGGATGAGGCCCAGCGAGACCTCGGGCAGGGCCAGCGCCGCCGCACCCGAGGACAGGGTCCGGTAGTGGCAGTGCAGCGCCACCTCCAGGCCGCCGCCCATCGCCGCGCCGTTGACGAAGGCGAACGTGGGCACGGTGCTCTCGCGCAGCTTCGCGAAGGTGGCGTGGCCCAGCCGTCCGATCTCGACGACCTGCTCGCGCGAGGTCATCGCGGAGAAGCCGGTGAGGTCCGCGCCGACGCAGAAGATGTACGGCTTGCCGGTGACCGCGATGAACGACGGGTTCGCGGCGTGCGCCTCGTCGATCGCCTGGGACAGCGAGGTCAGGCCGCCGGGGCCGAACGTGTTCGGCTTGGTGTGGTCCAGGCCGTTGTCCAGGGTGATCAGCGCGGCGGGCCGGTCCAGCCCGGGTACGGCGACGAGCCGCAGCTTGGCGTGGGTGACGATCTCGCTCACTTCGCACCTTCCCAGTTCGGGTTCTCCCAGATAACGGTGCCGCCCATGCCGATGCCGATGCACATGGCGGTCAGGCCGTAGCGCACCTCGGGGTGCTCGGCGAACTGGCGTGCCAGCTGGGTCATCAGCCGTACGCCGGAGGAGGCCAGCGGGTGGCCCACGGCGATCGCGCCGCCCCACGGGTTGACCCGCGGGTCGTCGTCGGCGATGCCGAAGTGGTCGAGGAACGCCAGCACCTGCACCGCGAACGCCTCGTTCAGCTCGAACAGGCCGATGTCGTCGATGGTCAGCCCGCCCAGGCGCAGCGCGCGCTCGGTCGACGGGATCGGGCCGACGCCCATCACCTCGGGCTCCACGCCCACGAAGCCGTACGAGACCAGCCGCATCGCGATGGGCAGGCCCAGCTCGCGCGCGGTGTCCTCGGCGGCCAGCAGGCAGCTCGTGGCGCCGTCGTTGAGGCCGGCCGCGTTGCCCGCGGTGACCTTGCCGTGCGGGCGGAACGGGGTCTTCAGCCCGGCCAGCTTCTCCAGCGTGGTCTCGCGCGGCGCCTCGTCGGCGGTGGCCAGGCCCCAGCCGGTCTCCGGGTCGCGGGTGGCCACGGTGACCAGGTCGCCCTGCAGCTTGCCGGCGGCGTACGCGGCGGCGGTCTTCTGCTGGCTGGCCAGGCCGAACGCGTCGGCCCGCTGCTTGGTGAGGTGGGGGAGCCGGTCGTGCAGGTTCTCCGCGGTCGCGCCCATGACCAGCGCGGACGGGTCCACGATCTTCTCGGCCAGGAAGCGCGGGTTCGGGTCGACGCCCTCGCCCATCGGGTGGCGGCCCATGTGCTCGACCCCGCCCGCGATCGCGACGTCGTACGCGCCGACGGCGATGCCGGAGGCGACGGTCGTGACGGCCGTCATCGCGCCCGCGCACATGCGGTCGATCGCGTACCCGGGCACGGTCTTGGGCAGGCCGGCCAGCAGGGCGGCGGTGCGGCCGATGGTCAGGCCCTGGTCGCCGATCTGGGTGGTGGCGGCGATGGCCACCTCGTCGACGCGCTCCGGCGGCAGCTGCGGGTTGCGGCGCAGCAGCTCGCGGATACAGCGCACGACGAGATCGTCGGCGCGGGTGTTCGCGTAGATGCCTCCGTTCGCCTTGCCGAACGGGGTGCGCACGCCGTCGACGAAGACGACGTCGCGGACTTCACGGGGCACGGTCTGCCTCCTTGCAGTTAGGGAGCTGCCCCGGATGCTACTCGCGAGTAACTAGTCCGGTGAAGGGAACCGCTGTGGCTTGACTCACAACCGGGCGCGGCCGGCTCAGGCGGGCGCGCCGTCCGGCGTCGGGTCCGGCCCGGACGGTTCCGGGGCCGAACTGTCCGGCTCGGGCTCGGGCTCGGCCGGGACGGCGACCAGCGCGTGCGCCAGCTCCTCGGCCAGCAGCCCGCACTGCCACTGCCGGGCCCCGAGGTCGCTGAGCACCGTGGTGACCGTGGCCGGGTCGGGGTCGGCGGGCGGCTCCCAGGCCAGCCGGCGGATGAACTCCGGGGTGATCAGGTTCTCCGGCGGCAGGTGGTACTGCTCGGCGGTCTTGGTGACCACCTCGCGGCAGCGGGCCAGCCGCGCGGCGGCCTCCGGGTCCTTGTCCGCCCAGCGGTGCGGCGGTGGCGGCCCCTCGAACACCGGGGTGGTGGGCAGGGCGTCGTCGGGCAGGGCGCGGGCCTCGTCCAGCGCCTCCAGCCAGGTCGGCGCCAGCCGGCGCACCGACCGGCCGCCGAACCCCGGCAGCAGCAGCAGCTCGCGTTCGGTCTTGGGGTTCATCTCGGCCGCCGCGACGATCGCGGCGTCGGGCAGCACCCGGCCGGGCGCGGTGTCGCGGCGGATCGCGATGGTGTCCCGGGCGTACCACAGCGCGCGCACCCGCGACTGGGCGCGCGCCCCGCGCACCCGGTGCATGCCGGAGGTGCGCCGCCACGGGTCGGTCCGCTGCTTGGGCGGGCGGGCGCCGCCGGCGACCAGCGCGGCGAACTCCTGCGCGGCCCAGGCGGACTTGCCCTGGCGGTCGAGCTCCTCGGCGAGCGCGTCGCGCAGCTCCACCAGCAGCTCCACATCCAGCGCCGCGTAGGTCAGCCAGTCATGGGGAAGTGGACGGGTGGACCAGTCCGCCGCGGAGTGGTGCTTCTCCAGGGTGCGTCCCAGTAGCTGTTCGGTCAGCGCGGCCAGGCCGACCCGCTCGAAGTCGGCCAGGCGGGCGGCCAGTTCCGTGTCGAACAACCGGCGCGGCCGCAGGCCCACCTCGGCCAGGCACGGGAGGTCCTGGCTGGCCGCGTGGAGCACCCACTCGGTGTCGGCCAGCGCCTCGTCCAAGGCGGACAGATCGCCCAGCGGCACCGGATCGATGAGCGCGGTGCCGGCACCCCGGCGCCGCAGCTGGACCAGGTATGCCCGCTGGCTGTAGCGGAAGCCGGAGGCCCGTTCGGCGTCGACGGCGACCGGGCCGGTGCCCGCGGCGAACCTGGCCACGACGTCGGCGAACTCCGCCGTGGTGACGACCGGTTCAGGGGTGCCGTCAGCGGGTTCGGTCAGCAGTGTCGGCCCACCGCCGTTCGGTGTCGCGTCCGGCGCGCCGTCGCCTGTCGGCGTGCGATGGCGGGTCCGACGGCGCAGTGGTGCGTCCTCGTCGGTCATGGTCACACCGTACGGCCAGCCGGTCGGCGAGGACGGCAGCACCCCGGGTATGGCGCGCCGGTGACGGGTGGGACAGGTGTGACGGACCGGTGAACGGCGTGCGAAGAGGCCCTACAAACGGGGCGATGAGAGTCGACCGCACCCAGTATGGTGTGCCAGCCGATCGCACATGATCAGCTGCACGGGGAGGAAGACCATGAGCACGGGCCCACAGCCCGACACGTCGCAGGGCGCTGCCGCGCCCGCCGTGCCCGCACCGCCGCCCCCGCCGGTGGCACCCGGACCTTACCCGCCCGCCCCGATGGGCCACGGCGTTCCGGCCGGTCACCTGCCGGGCCCGTTCCCGCCCGTCCCCGCGGGCCATCCTCAGCAGCCGTGGCCGCCGCCGCAGCCCGTTCCGATGGCGTACGCGCTGCCCCCGCACCCCGCGCCCGTCGTGCCGCGCCCGCCCGCATCCGGTGGTCGGTGGCGCCGGCTGCTGGGCTTCAACACGGTGCTGGCCGTGCTGCTGGCCCTGCTGATCGGCCTGGTGGCCTTGCAGAACGTGCGGATCGGGGAGCTGAGCGCGGCGCTGGCGGGCGCCGACCAGCGGCTCACCGAGCTGCAGCAGCAGGACGGCGACCGCCTGAAGGAGGCCGAGACCCGGCTCGGCGCGCTGGAGAAGGAGGTCGGCGCGACCTTCAACGTGGAGAAGCTCGCCGCGGCCGTGCTGCCCAGCGTCTTCCGCGTGGAGGCCGGTCGCTCCATCGGCACCGCGTTCGCGGTGGGGCCCAAGGCTGCCGACGGCGGCACCCACCTGTTCACGAACTACCACGTGGTCGAGGAGCTGTACCAGGACGGCGGCCGCACCGTGAAAATCACGCGTGACGGACAGCGGTTCGATGCGAAGATCGTCGGCGTCAACAAGCTGCGTGATGTGGCCCAGCTGCACACCACGGCGAAGTTCACCGGCCTCACGGTCGCCAAGACGCCCGCGAAGCCCGGTCAGCAGATCATCGCGGTGGGCGCACCGCTGGGCCTCACCGACACCGTCACCAGCGGCGTCATCAGCGCGATCCGGGAGACCGGCTACGAAGAGGGCCCGATGGTCCAGTTCGACGCCGCGATCAACCCCGGCAACTCCGGCGGTCCGGTGATCAACGGCCAGCAGCAGGTGGTCGGCATCACCGTCGCCGGATACCTCAACGCCGAAGGCCTCGGCCTGGCGATCCCGATCGCGGACGCCTGCCGGCTCTTCACCGTCTGCTGACCGGAACCCTTCGGTTCAGCGCGCACCACCCTCACGGAGGAAACAGTCATGACCCATCCCGCGTCCCCGGCCGGCGAGGCTCCCGCGGCGGCAGCGCCCGCGCAGGCGCCCGCTGTTCCGGCGACCGCTCCCGCCACGGAGCCCGTGGCGGTCGCCCCGGCCACGGAGCCGGTGGCGGTCGCATCCGGCCCGGCGGCCACCGCTTACGCCGCCGCCGCGCAGCCGGCGGAGGCGCTCGCCACCGCCGCGCAGCCGGTCGCCGCGTACCCGGCCACCGCGCCGCAGCCGGTCGCCGCGTACCCGGCCACCGCCGCGCAGCCCGCCGCCCAGCCGGCCGGCTACCCCGTGCCCGCGCAGCCGGTGCCCGCGCAGGCCGGTTACCCCACGCCGGCCGGTTACCCCGGGCAGCCCGGTTACCCGGCGGGTTACGCGGCCGTCCCGGGGCAGCCCGAGGGCTACCCGGTGTCGGCCGTGCCGGTGTCGGCCTACCCGACCTCGGGCTACGGCTACCCGGCCGCCGCCCCGGCGCCGGCCAAGAAGTCCATGGCCACGCTGCTGCTGGCGGTCGCGACGGGGGTGCTCGTGCTCACCACCGGGGTGATGACCACCCTGTTCGTGCTCAAGTCGGGCGAACTCGCCGACACCAAGTCGACGCTGACCCAGCAGGTCGACGAGCGTGACAAGGCCATCAAGTCCAAGGACGGCGAGATCTCCTCGGGCAGGTCGCAGCTGGAGACCACCAAGGATGAGCTGGCGAAGTCCAAGCAGGACCTCGAAGGCGTGCAGAACGAGAACAAGGCGATGGTGGCCTGCCTGGACAAGCTCGACGCGTTCTTCAGCGCGCCGTCCGAGGCGCGGGCGAACGCGATGGACAAGGCCTGCAAGGCCTACCTCTGACGCGCAGCCCCGGGCCGGACGGTCCGCGCGCGGGGAGTGACCGCGTGCACCGCTGACGAGGGCGGCCGGTGTTCCGGCCGCCCTTCGTCGTGTCCAGGAGTCAGGCCCCCAGCGCCCGCCGGGGCCTGCGTCGGGTCAGCGCTGTTCGAAGCGGCGCAGCGGCAGCGCGGAGACGCCGACCGGCGGCAGGCCCGCGGTCGAGGCGAGCAGCGCGCACCAGGCCGCGACGTGGCCTTCCAGGTTCAGGTCCAGCGGGGTCCAGGACGCGCGCAGCTCCAGGTCGGTGGTGGGCGGGCCGTCGGCGGCCAGCGCGCCGAAGCGGCTGGAGATGGTCTGCGTCACCGTGCCGCCGATGGCGGCGTATCCGGAGCTGTGCGCGTCGAGCGCGTCCACCAGCCAGCTCCAGCCCACCTGGGGCAGCAGCGGGTCGGTGGCCAGCTCCGGCTCCAGCTCCGCGGTGACATAGGTGACGAGCCGGGTGTCGCCCTCCCACGCCTCGTGGCCCGCCGGGTCGTGCAGCAGGATGAGCCGCCCGGTGGTGACCTCCTCGCCGCGGCGCAGCACCGTCGCGCCGAGGGCGAAGGCGTGCGGGGCGAGCCGGCTCGGGGCCGGCACCTCCTCCAGCGCTATCTCGCTCCGGGGGTCGGCGGCACGCAGCGCGGCGACGGCGCGCGTGAACGTCTCGGGGAGTGCCGTCGTGAGCGCCATAGCCGTACCCTAGGGCGCTTCGGGACCGTTGTCGTGGTTCGGCGCGCCGATACGGCTCACATCCGCGCCACCCGTTCGGAGATCGTTATCTGACCGGTGGCACGATGGCCGTGATGAGCAGCGTTACTGACACCAGTCCCACGGGCCGCACGGCGGGCTCCGCATTCGTCCGAGCGTGTCGCGGGCAGTCCGTGCCGCATACGCCGGTGTGGTTCATGCGGCAGGCGGGGCGCTCCCTGCCGGAGTACCGCTCGCTGCGGGCCGGGGTCCGCATGCTGGAGTCGTGTCGCCGGCCCGACCTGGTCACCGAGATCACCCTGCAGCCGGTGCGCCGGCACGGCGTGGACGCCGCCATCTTCTTCAGCGACATCATGGTGCCGCTGGACGCGGCCGGGGTCGACCTGGACATCGTGGCCGGCACCGGCCCGGTCGTCGCCGAGCCCGTCCGCACGCTCGCCGACCTGGACCGGGTGCGCCTGCTGGACCCGGCCGCCGTGTCCTACGTGGACGAGGCGGTCCGCATGCTCACCGCGGAGCTGCTCGACAAACCGCTCATCGGCTTCGCCGGGGCCCCGTTCACGCTGGCCAGCTACCTGGTCGAGGGCGGCCCGTCGCGCAACCACACCCAGACCAAGGCCCTGATGTACGGCGACCCGCAGCTCTGGCACGCGCTGCTGGACCGGCTCGCCGACATCACGCTGACCTTCCTCAAGGTGCAGATCGGCGCGGGCGTCAGCGCGGTGCAGCTGTTCGACTCCTGGGTCGGCGCGCTGTCCGAAGCGGACTACCGCGAGTACGTGCAGCCGCACTCGCGCAAGGTGCTGGACGGCCTGGCCGACGCGGGGTTGCCGCGCATCCACTTCGGCGTCGGCACCGGCCTGCTGCTGCCCGCGATGGCCCAGGCGGGCGCGGACGTCGTCGGCGTCGACTGGCGCACCCCGCTGGACCAGGCGGCCAAGCAGGTCCCCGGGCACCCGGTGCAGGGCAACCTCGACCCGGCGGTGCTGTTCGCGCCGTGGGAGGTCGTCGAGCGCGAGGTGCGCCGGGTGCTCGCCGAGGGCCGCAGCGCCCCCGGCCACGTGTTCAACCTCGGCCACGGCGTGCTGCCCGAGACCGACCCCACCGTGCTCACCCGCGTCGTAGAGCTGGTGCACACGCTCAGCGCCCGATGAGCGGGCGAATCATGACGCTGTTCCATGCTCGTGACGAGCGTAGCGAGGAGCGAGCATGACCAGGCACACCGTCGTCGTCGGGGGCGGGGTCGCCGGGCTGGCGGCCGCGATGCGGCTGTCCGGTGCGGGCGGCCGGGTGACCCTGGTGGAGCAGTCCGCCCGGCTGGGCGGTCGGATCAGCACCCGGCCCGACGGCGTGGACACCGGCGCCGAGCAGTTCCTGATGCGCGACCCGGCCGGTGGCCCGAGCGGCGCGAAACGCCTGGTCGACGAGCTGGGGCTGGGGGACCGGCTGGTCCACCCGGCGATCGCCGGGGCCGGGCTGTGGCTGGACGGGCAGCTGCGGCCGCTGCCCGGCGGCACCGTGATGGGCGTGCCC contains these protein-coding regions:
- a CDS encoding C39 family peptidase, with protein sequence MNRRETPPASTDLPAADGAGQPSAGRDIAFRRWDSPQRWAEGTGSGVFAGTGGLTFAAATGTLSHTDPITGLSADYETATWTGPATAVGFAATELIPSWTADTPGGSFLRVEVSGTTTAGTVTKWFNLGDWAADDTAFRRTSQRGQGDADGDVSADTYRAADGRALASWRLRATLLRPAGSTDTPVLRTLGAAASALPAPGALTPSSPLAARGLVLDVPPYSQQLHRGEHPQWDNGGEAWCSPTSTSMVLAYWGAGPTPADHAWVEPGHTDPWVDFAARHTYDHSFAGCGNWPFNTAYAGRFGLRAFVTRLRSLNEAERFIAAGIPLIASASYRKGQVPGLDYDTKGHLVALVGFTEAGDPVLNDPNSPSNAQVRKPVGRAEWESAWLDSSRGLVYVIHPAAVPLPTPPGQANW
- a CDS encoding 3-hydroxyacyl-CoA dehydrogenase NAD-binding domain-containing protein, which encodes MSEIVTHAKLRLVAVPGLDRPAALITLDNGLDHTKPNTFGPGGLTSLSQAIDEAHAANPSFIAVTGKPYIFCVGADLTGFSAMTSREQVVEIGRLGHATFAKLRESTVPTFAFVNGAAMGGGLEVALHCHYRTLSSGAAALALPEVSLGLIPGWGGSQVLPNLIGIVPAAQVVVQNPLMMNKMLKPKQAFEMGVADALLEPADFLERSLEWAAGVVNGTVTVNRAEVDRSEMWDAVVGFARGELDKRLHGAVPAASKALDLLALAKNGITAEGIETEIQALADLAVTPELRSGLYAFDLVQRRAKRPAGAPDKSLARKITKIGVVGAGLMASQLALLFAKRLEVPVVLTDLDQARVDKGVGYVHAEIDKAVGKGRMSVGTAAKLRGLVSGSVDKAVFADADLVIEAVFEELSVKKAVWAELEQIVKPETVLATNTSSLSVTAMAADLAHPERVVGFHFFNPVAMMPLLEIVRGEATDDATLATAFAVGRQLKKSCVLVKDAPAFVVNRILTRFLGEIWNAVDAGTPLKTADRALDPLGLPMRPMALLALVGPAVAAHVGGTLHGAFPDRFSASPNLAAIAKSGLPLLVDDRLNPEVEALLVQGDAPLTGEQVREKALAALAQEIRLMLDEGVVAEAADIDLCMILGAGWPFHLGGITPYLDRAGVSQSVTGRRFA
- a CDS encoding response regulator transcription factor encodes the protein MRVLVVEDERHLADAIARGLRRHGLAVDVAYDGSVGHEMAFVTRYDVVVLDRDLPGMHGDQLCAALVGSGALTRVLMLTASGSVAERVEGLRLGADDYLPKPFAFDELVARVQALGRRATPVTPPVLRAGDLELDPAKRSVTRGGVLIDLTNKEFGVLEELLRARGGVVSTEELLERVWDANTDPFTTIVRVTMRTLRMKIGQPALIETLVGAGYRIPSAAQDGAA
- a CDS encoding VOC family protein codes for the protein MTSLIRHLTVDCTDPYTLAGFWSEVTGYPRDPDDKPEDPAALLMSPDDGPGLLFIAVPEGKAVKNRVHFDLQPTDRSRDEEIERLLAVGATLVDDLRNPDGTGWAVMADPEGNEFCVERSAAERATAAV
- a CDS encoding sensor histidine kinase, with product MSRRGLRPTLRLRLTLLNGVLLVGAGILVMLVAWLVVNAVLHPADELAEGTMVRLADGQQLDARQWQESVLSAAQTELTVKGIVAVLAISVVGILGAYAVVGRALRPLHHVTATARKLGGETLDQRIRYTGADDEVAELADTFDAMLDRLGAAFTAQQRFVANASHELRTPLAVMRTEIDVTLSDPAVDTAELRRMATVVRDASERANALVDALLMLARSEGRTGLRNEPVDLGAGVLGALSAMEHEVRRTRLAVDTQLHPAPVIGDPSLLDRLAGNLIENAVRYNHLGGQIWVESRHDGEYARLMVGNTGFKVDQADVPGLFEPFRRGGRERTGARGSGLGLSIVRAVCVAHGGTVGAVALPGGGMEVTIALPLASER
- a CDS encoding thiolase family protein, with protein sequence MPREVRDVVFVDGVRTPFGKANGGIYANTRADDLVVRCIRELLRRNPQLPPERVDEVAIAATTQIGDQGLTIGRTAALLAGLPKTVPGYAIDRMCAGAMTAVTTVASGIAVGAYDVAIAGGVEHMGRHPMGEGVDPNPRFLAEKIVDPSALVMGATAENLHDRLPHLTKQRADAFGLASQQKTAAAYAAGKLQGDLVTVATRDPETGWGLATADEAPRETTLEKLAGLKTPFRPHGKVTAGNAAGLNDGATSCLLAAEDTARELGLPIAMRLVSYGFVGVEPEVMGVGPIPSTERALRLGGLTIDDIGLFELNEAFAVQVLAFLDHFGIADDDPRVNPWGGAIAVGHPLASSGVRLMTQLARQFAEHPEVRYGLTAMCIGIGMGGTVIWENPNWEGAK